Genomic DNA from uncultured Desulfuromusa sp.:
TTTTTTACCAGGCCCGGCAAGCCGGTATCGGCATCGCTCCCGGTCCGATCTTCTCAACTCAGGATAAATACAATAATTTCATCCGACTCAGTTCTAATGGTATATGGAATACAGAGATGGAGGAAGGGATGAAAGTCTTGGGTCAACTAGCCGGCAGTACAGCTGAATCCGTCCGCTGAAAAATCCGGACCCAATAGAATGGTCCCGGCATGCTCCCAAAATAATTTAACTTACCGCTTGACAGACAGACCTGTCTGTCTATAATCAAGCCATGGATAAATTACCGGTCAAAGAACGAATTCTGAACACCGCGGACAGACTCTTTTACGAGCAGGGTTACCGGGCAACGGGGATTAACCAGATCATCAAGGAAGCGGAAGTGGCAAAAGCCAGCTTCTACCAATATTTCCCGTCGAAAGAGGAACTATGTCGGGAATATCTGGAGCAACGCAGTCTCACGGCCAACGCCCGGCAGGAGAGTTTTCTCAATATCGGGGATACCCCTGCCGACCGGATCTGCAACCTGTTCGGAAACATTCGCCATAACGCACGGACAAATAACTTCAACGGCTGCCCTTTCCTGAACATCTCTGCTGAAATCAACGCACATGAGAGCATCCTCCGGCAAGCGGTCAAACAGCATAAGAGCCGACTGATCAAGCTGATCAAAAACAAGCTGGCTGACTACCCCGATCAGGATACTCTCGCGGAGATGATCTACGTCATCTATGAGGGAGCCAACATTGCAGTAAAAAACTACCGCGACCTCTGGCCTGTGGAACGGGCAGAGAAGCTGACCCGGGAGTTAATGACAAGGAAGACAATATGAATTCAGCACAATTGCGGACATTGGCAGAAAGAACCGTACACGGAATCGTGGAAACCTCTCCGGTCAACACCCTGAAAGGTTTTGACGAAAGATCATGGGATAGCTCGATCATCGGCTTTGCTGCCGGCGACGACCCCCTTTTCGCCTCTTATAAGAAGCTGATTGGCCCATTCTATTGGACTCCAGCTGAAATCATGCAACTGGCTTATCCCAGTGAAACTTTTTCTGAACACCAGCTGAGTGTCATCTGCTGGATTCTGCCACAGACCGAAAGGACCCTGGTGGACCAGAGAAAAGCAGACAAACTTCCCGCCTCCAGATGGGTTCACTCCAGGCATTATGGAGAAAAATTCAACGAATATCTGCGGGCCACGGTTCGCGATACTTTCAGAGCCTCAGGAATAAAGGCCGCAGCTCCAGCCATCACGGAAGGATTCGGTTACCGGGAATCAAAAAAATTCGGGTTGGCTTCAAACTGGTCCGAGCGGCACACGGCGTTTGTCGCCGGACTTGGAACATTCGGCCTTTCAGATGGCTTTATCACGGAGCGTGGCAAAGCGGTAAGAATTGGCTCCGTCATTATTAATGCCAAAATCAAACCAGACACAAGAAAAAACACCTCACACACTGCAAACTGCCTGTGGTACGCAAAGGGAACTTGCGGGGCCTGCATCAAAAGGTGCCCGGTCGATGCCATCACCGCCAAAGGGCACGACAAAAAAGCCTGTTTCGACTACATTCGGGGCGTGACCGCACCCTATGCCAAAGAGATCCTTGGAGCCTATGAAACGCCATGCGGACTATGCCAGGTAAAAATTCCCTGCGAAAGACGCAACCCGGTTTCAGGCTGAGCCACAAACCGCTGCAAATATAATGCGGCAATCAGAGCTCTAAACCAAAGACCGATACCAGAGCTTTAAGCACCAGAATTGAACCTGTGACCAATAAAAACATCAACACCAGTCGGCGATGAACCTTTCCCGTAAGTTTTTTCCGCATTTCCCCGGATAAATACAATGCAATTAAAACCGGAATAATGCCACCC
This window encodes:
- a CDS encoding TetR/AcrR family transcriptional regulator, translating into MDKLPVKERILNTADRLFYEQGYRATGINQIIKEAEVAKASFYQYFPSKEELCREYLEQRSLTANARQESFLNIGDTPADRICNLFGNIRHNARTNNFNGCPFLNISAEINAHESILRQAVKQHKSRLIKLIKNKLADYPDQDTLAEMIYVIYEGANIAVKNYRDLWPVERAEKLTRELMTRKTI
- a CDS encoding 4Fe-4S ferredoxin is translated as MNSAQLRTLAERTVHGIVETSPVNTLKGFDERSWDSSIIGFAAGDDPLFASYKKLIGPFYWTPAEIMQLAYPSETFSEHQLSVICWILPQTERTLVDQRKADKLPASRWVHSRHYGEKFNEYLRATVRDTFRASGIKAAAPAITEGFGYRESKKFGLASNWSERHTAFVAGLGTFGLSDGFITERGKAVRIGSVIINAKIKPDTRKNTSHTANCLWYAKGTCGACIKRCPVDAITAKGHDKKACFDYIRGVTAPYAKEILGAYETPCGLCQVKIPCERRNPVSG